A stretch of Acidicapsa ligni DNA encodes these proteins:
- a CDS encoding SDR family NAD(P)-dependent oxidoreductase has product MDLELVGKRAIVTGGTAGIGLAIAKALSEEGVEVVIPGRDSTKLKQALGTLAVKGRGIEADLGTSQGATKLIAEIPDTDILVNNLGIYEAKPFAEITDEEWLKIFEVNVLSGVRLSRHYFPKMLARNEGRIIFISSESGILTPGEMVHYGMTKSAQLAISRGMAELTKGTSVTVNSILPGPTRSEGIVAFLQGMSSLDNPSPEQAEKEFFEKHRSSSLLQRLIEDREIAKLAVFIASPASAATNGSALRAEGGLVRSIF; this is encoded by the coding sequence ATGGACCTTGAATTGGTAGGCAAAAGGGCAATCGTAACAGGTGGCACCGCAGGCATCGGCTTGGCGATTGCGAAGGCACTCAGTGAAGAGGGTGTTGAGGTCGTTATACCGGGCCGCGATAGCACCAAGCTCAAGCAGGCGTTGGGCACGCTGGCCGTAAAAGGTCGGGGGATCGAAGCCGATCTGGGAACCTCACAAGGCGCGACAAAGCTAATCGCTGAAATTCCCGACACCGACATTCTTGTAAACAATCTCGGAATTTACGAAGCCAAGCCCTTCGCTGAGATCACCGATGAGGAGTGGCTGAAGATCTTCGAGGTAAACGTCTTGAGTGGCGTGCGCCTATCCCGCCACTACTTCCCAAAGATGCTTGCAAGGAACGAGGGCCGCATCATCTTCATCTCCAGTGAGTCCGGGATTCTGACCCCGGGGGAGATGGTGCATTACGGCATGACGAAGTCAGCTCAATTGGCAATCTCCAGGGGAATGGCGGAGTTGACGAAAGGAACCTCTGTCACAGTGAATTCGATTCTTCCCGGCCCAACGCGGTCGGAGGGCATCGTTGCCTTCCTGCAGGGCATGTCCTCACTCGACAACCCATCGCCCGAGCAAGCAGAAAAGGAGTTCTTCGAGAAGCATCGAAGCAGCTCTCTGCTGCAGCGGTTGATCGAGGATCGTGAGATCGCAAAACTCGCCGTCTTTATCGCAAGCCCTGCATCTGCTGCTACGAACGGGTCGGCTCTGAGGGCTGAGGGCGGTCTTGTCAGGTCAATCTTCTGA
- a CDS encoding PAS domain-containing sensor histidine kinase: MNALVQLSQRLSERETFSLVAVLALVGFVSFCIGWVTARTHKKGREDSLPIEMLPGFFWSADAQGNIGYISPNVCTYIGKTAETIRNDWRACVHPDDAAVRDHTWQVLRESGSPQEHDLRIRRHDGVYRWFHSRTEPLHGRNGEVLRWYTVTTDIEDRKQMEVALERNEQELRLTLERIPGMIVVNDASGELDYVNKQVLDYVGADISELRALGWAERLHPDDKERIVRGWLDCIEYKRPQYESFRLRRFDGEYRWFEVLNQPVLGLDGEVLKWYALLLDVEATRSAQQAVEQSTIQLRRLLETLPAMVWTAAADGEPDYISQRVLDFTGHTLSEIRASGWAKYIHPDDLQATGLIYRNAMKKGILYDSEHRLRRFDGVYRWVHVRAEPVFGETGEILRWYGINLDIDETKRAQEALRERDKHIQLVTDTLPGLVWSSFPNGTPSYLNRRVVEYTGRDLAYFTSSWHTMIHPDDLDVTIAAWERSIQTGEVYEIEHRLLRFDGTYRWFHVRCEPLMDSQGNVVHWYGLNTDITDRKNAAESLYRTHAKLAKTSQLVAIAEASASIAHEINQPLAAIVANGYACSKWLQNEHANIDRARLSAERIIRDGKRAADIVHRIQALFKNATPRMTSFDFEDLIEEVLRLMRAQRATSKVVLRRDLQEDLPLVRADRVQVQQVIINLIQNALDALQDNPPQKPAIMIESRWNGSQLTVGVRDNGAGLNGTENLFEAFVTTKENGMGMGLAISRSIIEAHEGKLWAANNEPNGAAFFFTLPLY, translated from the coding sequence TTGAATGCTTTGGTCCAGTTGAGCCAACGGCTCTCGGAACGCGAAACCTTCTCCCTCGTGGCGGTTCTTGCACTCGTCGGCTTCGTATCGTTTTGCATCGGATGGGTCACAGCGAGGACACATAAAAAGGGTCGCGAAGATAGCCTGCCGATTGAGATGTTGCCGGGCTTCTTTTGGAGTGCGGACGCACAGGGAAACATTGGCTACATCAGCCCCAACGTGTGCACCTACATTGGCAAGACCGCTGAGACGATCAGGAACGATTGGCGCGCATGCGTTCACCCGGATGACGCTGCTGTCCGGGACCATACGTGGCAAGTTCTAAGAGAATCGGGCTCACCCCAGGAGCATGATCTACGCATACGTCGTCACGATGGCGTCTACCGATGGTTTCATTCACGCACTGAACCACTCCACGGCCGCAACGGAGAGGTGCTTCGGTGGTACACCGTCACCACCGATATCGAAGATCGGAAGCAAATGGAAGTTGCCCTCGAGCGTAATGAGCAGGAACTCCGGCTGACGCTAGAGAGAATTCCCGGCATGATCGTCGTCAATGATGCCAGTGGCGAACTCGATTATGTCAACAAACAGGTGCTCGACTACGTGGGCGCGGACATATCTGAACTTCGCGCTCTTGGGTGGGCAGAGCGCTTACATCCTGACGACAAAGAGCGAATCGTACGTGGATGGTTGGACTGCATCGAGTACAAGCGTCCACAGTATGAATCTTTCCGCCTGCGGCGCTTTGACGGGGAATACCGATGGTTCGAGGTTCTGAATCAGCCTGTTCTTGGCCTCGACGGAGAAGTTCTCAAATGGTATGCGCTGCTTCTGGACGTTGAAGCAACACGCAGTGCACAGCAAGCTGTCGAACAAAGCACGATCCAGCTCCGCCGGCTTTTGGAGACTCTGCCTGCAATGGTCTGGACCGCGGCAGCCGACGGCGAGCCCGACTACATCAGCCAAAGAGTGCTGGATTTTACAGGGCACACGTTGAGTGAAATCAGAGCATCGGGGTGGGCTAAATACATCCATCCTGATGACCTGCAGGCGACCGGACTGATCTATCGAAATGCGATGAAAAAAGGAATTCTGTACGACTCTGAACATCGACTCAGACGATTCGATGGAGTCTATCGATGGGTTCATGTTCGAGCGGAGCCGGTATTCGGCGAGACCGGCGAAATTCTGCGCTGGTACGGGATAAACCTCGACATTGATGAGACCAAACGAGCCCAGGAGGCTCTGCGTGAGCGCGATAAGCATATCCAACTGGTGACCGATACGTTGCCGGGTCTTGTCTGGTCATCCTTCCCGAATGGAACCCCCAGCTACTTGAATCGGCGAGTCGTCGAATACACGGGGCGAGATCTAGCGTACTTCACCTCAAGTTGGCACACGATGATTCATCCGGATGACCTCGATGTGACGATTGCAGCCTGGGAGCGATCGATTCAAACAGGCGAGGTTTACGAGATTGAGCATCGGCTTTTGAGATTCGATGGCACATATCGGTGGTTTCATGTTCGCTGTGAACCCTTGATGGACAGCCAAGGAAACGTCGTGCATTGGTATGGACTCAATACCGACATAACGGATCGTAAGAATGCTGCCGAAAGTCTCTATCGTACCCATGCGAAATTAGCCAAGACTTCTCAACTCGTCGCGATAGCCGAAGCTTCGGCGTCGATTGCACATGAGATCAACCAACCCCTTGCGGCGATTGTTGCGAATGGATATGCCTGCAGTAAGTGGTTGCAGAACGAGCATGCCAACATCGACCGTGCGCGGCTTAGCGCTGAACGTATTATTCGGGATGGCAAACGGGCAGCGGACATCGTACATCGCATCCAGGCCCTTTTTAAGAATGCGACGCCCCGCATGACGTCCTTCGATTTCGAAGACCTGATCGAAGAGGTCTTACGGCTTATGCGGGCGCAGAGGGCAACAAGTAAGGTCGTGTTGAGGAGAGATTTGCAGGAAGATCTGCCACTCGTGCGTGCCGATCGTGTTCAAGTTCAGCAGGTCATCATCAACCTGATACAGAATGCCCTGGATGCGCTACAGGACAATCCCCCTCAAAAGCCGGCCATCATGATCGAGTCGCGCTGGAATGGCTCCCAACTTACAGTTGGGGTTCGGGACAACGGGGCAGGATTGAATGGCACGGAGAACCTGTTCGAAGCTTTTGTGACGACAAAAGAGAACGGGATGGGAATGGGCCTAGCGATTTCCCGGTCCATCATCGAGGCCCATGAAGGAAAGCTTTGGGCCGCTAACAACGAGCCGAACGGGGCGGCATTCTTTTTTACGTTACCTTTGTACTGA
- a CDS encoding TetR/AcrR family transcriptional regulator, giving the protein MNKVPRKSTQPRTERTHRLLLEAAERVFVRDGYEKAQVAEIAAAASRTKGAVYAHFRDKEDLFLALFEDRMSGFAREIRERIDGVPVEERLDVLRSFYLERVRDKALPLLVLEFKLFAMRHPESKLKFGRTQRLMGAWNFEGNMISALGIRAADDLIGMATSLGSLAPIVSVLALEGEIRPKLFTAHRQALLMERIFDALMVPEIRAVASVDAEEPKSVKLRGNGASPVLDRRKGKELEKRTVNRAKPHASAPKTV; this is encoded by the coding sequence ATGAATAAGGTCCCTCGTAAATCGACCCAGCCGCGTACCGAACGCACGCACAGGCTCCTACTGGAGGCCGCCGAACGGGTATTCGTCCGCGACGGATACGAAAAGGCGCAGGTGGCTGAGATTGCCGCCGCCGCGAGCCGAACCAAGGGTGCCGTGTATGCGCATTTCCGCGACAAGGAGGATTTGTTTCTGGCGCTGTTCGAAGATCGGATGTCGGGCTTTGCCCGCGAGATTCGTGAACGGATCGATGGGGTTCCGGTAGAGGAACGTTTGGATGTGTTGCGGTCCTTCTATCTTGAGCGAGTGCGCGATAAGGCTTTGCCGCTCCTGGTCCTGGAATTCAAACTGTTTGCGATGCGGCATCCAGAGTCCAAGTTGAAATTTGGCCGAACTCAAAGGCTTATGGGAGCTTGGAATTTCGAAGGCAATATGATCTCGGCACTCGGAATCAGGGCTGCCGACGATCTGATAGGGATGGCAACTTCATTGGGGTCGCTCGCGCCAATTGTGTCGGTCCTTGCGTTGGAAGGGGAGATCCGCCCGAAGCTATTCACCGCCCACCGTCAAGCCCTGCTCATGGAGCGAATTTTCGATGCCTTAATGGTCCCCGAAATAAGGGCGGTCGCCTCGGTTGATGCGGAAGAACCTAAGAGTGTGAAGTTGCGTGGTAATGGAGCGTCCCCGGTATTGGACAGACGGAAAGGTAAAGAGCTAGAGAAGAGAACGGTGAATCGGGCCAAGCCACACGCGTCTGCACCCAAGACTGTATGA
- a CDS encoding LysR family transcriptional regulator: MARNETRDMESVIALAEELNFTLAAQKVHVSQPVISRNIADLEAKLGGRLFDRDRKRVQLNKAGRAYVEHARVALLYSDRAFTAARAAMQGADLILHVGRSPYTDPFLSSTLFSVQRSRFPQMRIELSSQYSFDLTHEVLAGALDLAIATEPPESPLLTTAKIAEVPFYIAMSVDDVLARHAYVTFEQLADRCWILFERRLHPTLYDNVMIAAEVKGSMPHKIQHITAPEEAFPFVSEGDCVAFVVKTGALRIARDGVTVRPLAEDPLSLKTYLISRSDNRSKMMSALVRSFMRRLDRFQVRAPNQSPFERQTGAGTL; this comes from the coding sequence ATGGCACGCAACGAAACAAGGGATATGGAATCGGTCATTGCGCTAGCGGAAGAGCTGAACTTCACTCTGGCAGCACAAAAAGTGCATGTCAGCCAACCGGTGATTTCGCGCAATATAGCGGATCTCGAGGCGAAGCTGGGAGGACGACTCTTCGACCGGGACCGTAAGAGGGTACAACTCAACAAAGCGGGCCGCGCCTATGTCGAACACGCGCGCGTCGCACTTCTTTATAGTGATCGAGCGTTCACAGCCGCCCGTGCCGCAATGCAAGGTGCAGATCTGATCCTTCATGTCGGCAGGTCCCCCTATACCGATCCCTTCCTGTCCTCGACGCTGTTCTCGGTTCAACGCTCGCGATTCCCTCAAATGAGAATTGAACTCTCGAGCCAATACTCGTTCGATTTGACCCATGAAGTCCTTGCCGGAGCACTCGATCTGGCTATCGCCACAGAGCCTCCGGAATCACCGCTGCTGACAACGGCCAAGATCGCAGAGGTCCCCTTCTATATCGCGATGTCAGTAGATGATGTCCTGGCGCGTCATGCCTATGTCACTTTCGAGCAACTGGCTGATCGGTGCTGGATTCTGTTCGAGCGACGACTACATCCGACGCTCTACGACAACGTGATGATCGCGGCGGAAGTCAAAGGGAGCATGCCCCATAAGATTCAGCACATCACGGCGCCAGAAGAGGCATTCCCGTTCGTATCCGAGGGGGATTGCGTCGCCTTCGTTGTAAAAACTGGTGCCCTCCGCATCGCGCGTGATGGTGTGACGGTGCGTCCCCTTGCGGAAGACCCACTCTCCTTGAAGACCTATTTGATTTCGAGATCAGACAATCGATCAAAGATGATGAGCGCACTCGTTAGATCCTTTATGCGTAGGCTGGACCGCTTCCAAGTGCGTGCGCCAAACCAGTCTCCTTTCGAGCGTCAGACCGGTGCCGGAACCCTCTAA
- a CDS encoding D-2-hydroxyacid dehydrogenase family protein codes for MAKVAVLDDWQGVAKSSTDWSALSAIADVIFFERAFQNEDDTAAALSDFEVVLSMRERTPLPASLINRLPNLRMLGITGSSNAVLNLAACTAKNIVVSNTTGHGGSEASTAELALGLLLAAARAIPAADANMRAGYFQEDLPVGISLAGKTIGILGLGRLGSHMARYCQALNMTVVAWSENLTVEKARAAGVALVSKEELFSTSTAISIHLVLSPRTRGLINASDLARMKPGAILINTSRGPIVNETALVEAVQARRIIAALDVYDREPLPQDHPLRSAPNTVLTPHLGYGVQEVWREFYGQSVENALAFLKGKPVRVVNAEVLRA; via the coding sequence ATGGCGAAGGTAGCAGTATTGGATGATTGGCAAGGCGTTGCAAAGAGCAGCACAGATTGGTCGGCGTTGTCCGCGATCGCCGATGTCATCTTTTTCGAACGCGCATTTCAGAACGAAGACGATACAGCTGCGGCACTCTCAGACTTCGAGGTAGTGCTTTCCATGCGCGAACGTACGCCGCTCCCGGCCTCGCTGATCAACAGGCTTCCCAATCTGCGAATGCTCGGCATCACAGGCTCGTCGAATGCAGTGCTCAATCTTGCAGCCTGCACAGCGAAAAACATTGTTGTGAGCAACACAACCGGTCATGGCGGAAGCGAGGCATCCACTGCGGAGTTGGCTCTCGGTCTTCTTCTTGCGGCAGCTCGCGCCATACCTGCTGCCGATGCCAATATGCGAGCAGGCTACTTTCAGGAAGATCTGCCGGTGGGTATTTCTCTGGCAGGAAAGACAATCGGAATCCTCGGGCTTGGACGGCTTGGCTCGCACATGGCCCGCTATTGTCAGGCTCTCAATATGACGGTGGTGGCGTGGAGCGAGAATCTTACCGTAGAGAAGGCGCGAGCAGCAGGCGTTGCTCTCGTCTCGAAAGAGGAATTGTTCTCGACCTCCACTGCCATCAGCATCCATCTTGTACTTTCGCCGCGTACGCGTGGTCTGATCAATGCGTCCGATCTGGCTCGGATGAAGCCGGGAGCAATCCTGATCAATACTTCCCGCGGTCCTATCGTGAACGAGACGGCTCTCGTTGAGGCGGTGCAGGCGCGTCGCATCATCGCAGCTCTCGATGTATATGACCGTGAACCGCTGCCTCAAGACCATCCTTTGAGGAGTGCTCCCAACACGGTCCTCACGCCGCACCTCGGCTACGGTGTGCAGGAGGTATGGAGAGAGTTCTACGGGCAGAGCGTCGAGAACGCGCTGGCGTTCCTCAAAGGAAAACCTGTACGTGTCGTGAACGCCGAAGTTCTTCGAGCCTGA
- a CDS encoding HTTM domain-containing protein produces MNKRSPSILADFFFKPISPYPLGLFRILFGFCVGATLLFLHRDWLAWFGVEGWVSMETIGKAESGFRLDLFPLIPRDDRWVVGLYWLLLAASIALTLGLATRLSTVIVYLGLNSLNQRNPLILHGGDTLLRAVAFFLVFAPAGAALSLDSVLRRRHASGPGAKGRLYPPWAQRLIQFQLAIVYLAGFCWKLKGAAWRNGTALFYVVHLREIARFPLPAFILQSWALHLGTWLALCFELVFPLLVWFKPFRTPLLIAGLLFHLSLEYALNIPMFQWDMLCVYPLFFDPGGLQRCLQFRVFASSGLHQAQD; encoded by the coding sequence ATGAACAAACGCAGCCCCTCCATACTCGCCGACTTCTTTTTCAAGCCAATCTCACCATACCCTCTGGGCCTCTTCCGAATACTCTTCGGCTTTTGTGTCGGAGCCACACTCCTGTTTCTTCATCGCGATTGGCTCGCTTGGTTTGGCGTCGAAGGCTGGGTTAGCATGGAGACGATTGGCAAGGCAGAATCGGGCTTCCGCCTCGACCTCTTTCCATTGATCCCCCGCGACGATCGCTGGGTGGTCGGACTTTACTGGCTCCTTCTCGCCGCCTCTATTGCATTAACGCTCGGCCTCGCAACACGGCTAAGCACGGTAATCGTATATCTCGGTCTCAACTCTCTAAACCAAAGAAACCCACTGATCCTGCATGGTGGTGACACGCTGCTGCGGGCCGTGGCATTCTTTTTGGTCTTCGCTCCAGCCGGAGCGGCGCTGTCACTGGACAGCGTACTGCGGCGACGCCACGCATCCGGGCCCGGCGCGAAAGGACGGCTTTACCCTCCCTGGGCACAACGCCTAATCCAGTTTCAACTGGCGATTGTGTACCTCGCCGGCTTCTGTTGGAAGCTGAAGGGAGCGGCATGGCGCAACGGAACGGCCCTGTTCTACGTCGTGCACCTTCGGGAGATAGCACGATTTCCCCTGCCGGCCTTCATCCTCCAATCGTGGGCTTTGCATCTAGGCACATGGCTTGCATTGTGCTTCGAGCTTGTATTTCCTCTCCTCGTCTGGTTCAAGCCGTTTCGCACACCGTTGCTCATAGCGGGCCTGCTCTTCCACCTCTCACTGGAATACGCATTAAACATTCCGATGTTCCAGTGGGACATGCTCTGCGTGTATCCGCTTTTCTTCGATCCTGGAGGGCTTCAACGGTGCCTACAATTCAGAGTCTTCGCCAGTTCAGGCCTCCATCAAGCGCAAGACTGA
- a CDS encoding RrF2 family transcriptional regulator, which translates to MIDVRFPTALQLMLSLALAQEESVSHLSSSQIAESLGANASFVRKLLVPLVRDKLVSSSMGKAGGVRLARPAAKITLAEIYRSIVADKKIWAARTGIPHRCLVSANVQGYFEKLVDDAEEAVLSMLGKSTLLQALHDLRTLAGDTATPSHTQAHR; encoded by the coding sequence ATGATCGACGTTCGTTTCCCCACCGCGCTTCAACTCATGCTCAGTCTCGCGCTGGCGCAAGAAGAGTCCGTCTCCCATCTCAGCTCGTCTCAAATCGCCGAAAGTCTGGGAGCGAACGCAAGCTTCGTGCGGAAGCTACTTGTCCCGCTTGTAAGGGACAAACTGGTTTCGTCCTCCATGGGAAAGGCCGGTGGTGTTCGTCTGGCTCGCCCTGCGGCGAAGATCACGCTGGCAGAGATATACCGTTCGATCGTGGCGGACAAGAAGATTTGGGCCGCCCGCACGGGCATCCCACACCGCTGCCTGGTCAGTGCGAACGTCCAAGGCTATTTCGAGAAGCTCGTCGACGATGCGGAAGAAGCGGTCCTATCGATGCTGGGGAAGTCTACATTGCTTCAGGCCCTCCACGATCTCCGAACGCTTGCGGGGGATACTGCAACTCCGTCACACACTCAGGCGCACCGATGA
- a CDS encoding nuclear transport factor 2 family protein → MSDERTIQQVLAKYVRGADRRDGAAVAELFTDDGKVEIFYSNSGNPEPMGEIVGPGPIATAVSQMMRPHPPGGWSHHTTHDPIIEVIGDRATLDAQFIVFSVQAKEKPEGGWPADALGVQGSVTPIESGYYRPILHRVGGGWKIQTLRIVMDMPIAFPRH, encoded by the coding sequence ATGAGCGACGAGCGAACAATTCAGCAGGTACTTGCAAAATATGTGAGAGGCGCGGATCGTCGGGACGGGGCGGCTGTTGCCGAACTGTTTACCGACGACGGAAAGGTAGAGATCTTCTATAGCAACTCCGGCAATCCCGAGCCCATGGGGGAGATTGTTGGGCCAGGGCCGATTGCGACCGCAGTATCGCAGATGATGCGGCCCCATCCACCTGGGGGCTGGAGTCATCACACTACCCACGATCCAATCATTGAGGTCATTGGAGATCGGGCCACTCTTGACGCCCAGTTCATCGTCTTCAGCGTTCAAGCCAAAGAAAAGCCGGAGGGCGGTTGGCCTGCAGACGCGCTCGGAGTTCAGGGCAGCGTGACGCCGATCGAATCGGGTTACTATCGTCCGATCCTGCATCGCGTCGGAGGCGGCTGGAAGATCCAGACTCTCCGGATTGTGATGGATATGCCGATAGCATTTCCCCGTCATTGA
- a CDS encoding VOC family protein, which yields MKENVILDHIILTVSNVERSLEFYEAALKPLKIKFFLPYKGEHGHPDLWGFGDGKRAFFWLKQGKPDPASIHWGFMAESNEKVDEFYEAAMSAGAKDNISPRARTEYYSGYYAADVFDPDGYSFEVVHKS from the coding sequence TTGAAGGAGAACGTTATTCTCGATCACATCATTCTTACGGTCAGCAATGTCGAACGCTCGCTGGAGTTCTATGAAGCGGCTTTGAAACCTCTGAAGATCAAATTCTTCCTACCCTACAAGGGCGAACACGGTCATCCTGATCTCTGGGGATTCGGCGATGGAAAGCGAGCATTCTTCTGGCTGAAGCAGGGAAAGCCCGATCCTGCTTCGATTCACTGGGGCTTCATGGCCGAGAGCAACGAAAAGGTCGATGAGTTTTACGAGGCTGCAATGTCCGCCGGCGCGAAAGACAATATCTCACCGCGGGCTCGAACCGAATACTATTCCGGTTACTACGCCGCTGATGTGTTTGATCCGGATGGATACTCGTTTGAAGTCGTCCATAAAAGCTAA